ATTTGCACTATGCTCAAAAATTCCATCTAAAGATCGATACCGGCATGTGTCGCCAAGGAATCTTGCCAGAGCAGACAGATGGAGCGATTCAGCTGATTAAGAAAAATAGCAACATCATCCTTGAAGGGATTTGCTCTCATTTTTCTGATGCCGATAACGTTGATGAATCTTTTACTTTGAAGCAGATAGACGCATGGAACAAGGTTGTGGCGTCTATCGATTCCAAGTTACCAAATTTAAAATACAAACACATCAGCTCCACGGCTGGAATTAAATACAAAGATCGAATAAATGCGAATATGTGTCGGCTCGGGCTTGGACTCTATGGGATTGGCCAGAAAGAAGTGGGCTTAAAGCCAGCATTGCAGATGGTGGCAAAAATAACGGGAATAAAAAACATAAAAAGGGGCGACGAGGTTGGTTACGGCAAGACCTTTACTGCTCCGTCGGATATGAAGGTGGCTACCGTCGCCGCGGGATATTACGAGGGTGTAGATCGACGCTTATCCAACAGGGGATTTGTTAGGATTAGAAATCAATTCTGTTCAATCATTGGCAGAGTGAGCATGAATATATCTACGATTGATGTGAGCGGCGTCAGCTCCATAACTATTGAAGATGAATGTATATTGATGAGTGATAAAATCGGAGATCCTAATTCCATTGAGTCTATAGCTAATTTATGTGATACAATCCCGTACGAGATATTGATTCACATTCCGCCCCATTTAAGAAGGACAATTATATGACGCTAATCATCATTTGGATAATAGGGATTACCAGCTTCACGCTTTTGGGGAGTTGGTATGCCAGAAGATACAATAAGCCGGATTTGCTGATCGGCTTATACGTGACTTTTATTTTGGTGGCTCAAATCTTAGCCGCTAAA
Above is a genomic segment from Candidatus Yanofskybacteria bacterium containing:
- the alr gene encoding alanine racemase, whose product is MAIVNTLKKIISQIKKPRIKYDPLIEVKISKDNLLHNLHQYQSSSLGLKFIPVLKSNAYGHGLVEVAGILDHEACDFLAVDSFYEALKLRQSKIRSNILVLGYTTLEQLNQGVVGGCSFVITSLDQLVYISNHLHYAQKFHLKIDTGMCRQGILPEQTDGAIQLIKKNSNIILEGICSHFSDADNVDESFTLKQIDAWNKVVASIDSKLPNLKYKHISSTAGIKYKDRINANMCRLGLGLYGIGQKEVGLKPALQMVAKITGIKNIKRGDEVGYGKTFTAPSDMKVATVAAGYYEGVDRRLSNRGFVRIRNQFCSIIGRVSMNISTIDVSGVSSITIEDECILMSDKIGDPNSIESIANLCDTIPYEILIHIPPHLRRTII